Proteins encoded together in one Amblyomma americanum isolate KBUSLIRL-KWMA chromosome 1, ASM5285725v1, whole genome shotgun sequence window:
- the LOC144101829 gene encoding uncharacterized protein LOC144101829, producing MPSVQSELNEQAYVSESCAESLSSEHTATSCDSSDETSSTNSLTAENVEMGQPREESPELCYRHLSTAQELASIASKHNLTHACINDLLDFYRRRGIVELPKDARTIMQTERKANLEHGDSFVHFGLAEGIQHAVGQGPAPENVELHANIDGLPLHRSSQTALWPILCTVINIKKSEPFMVSAYCGAGKPPCLQEYLRPFIDEVRNLSCNGLMVKGVHVNVCLKAVICDAPARSFVKAISGHTGYHACERCSQKGHYLENRMTFPDLHAPQRTDSSFRSQEDRRHHTGVSPFTSLNVDMVKCFPTEYMHLVCLGVMRRLLRNWICKGHAARLSRADRSALNDKLREAATAFPKYFQRKPRGTEELDRWKATEFRTFLLYLGPVLLKSILSDELYKHFLYLHVSVRVLASPQHHRDLNQFAHDLLRYFVQEFGRLYGQKQLVYNVHTLAHLAEQCLEHGTLDEFSAFPFESYLGKVKKRLRTTNKPLAQLSRRMSEVRACTPLSTGQVGGDVKVGDCFLVDNCAVVIVDLLGGNAKAGILPNGREFFRVPIDSSRMDVRCYSALGQETKIWPVSFIKNKVRCIKLQYKRGHVVFPLLHLQ from the coding sequence ATGCCATCTGTTCAGAGCGAGCTCAACGAGCAGGCTTATGTGTCCGAGAGTTGCGCTGAAAGCCTTTCTAGCGAGCATACCGCTACCTCGTGCGACTCAAGCGATGAGACCTCGTCCACGAACAGCCTTACTGCTGAGAACGTGGAAATGGGCCAGCCTCGTGAGGAGTCTCCTGAGCTTTGTTATCGCCATCTCTCGACAGCGCAGGAGTTAGCTAGCATAGCTAGCAAGCACAATTTGACGCACGCCTGCATCAACGATTTGCTGGACTTCTACCGTCGGCGTGGGATTGTAGAGCTCCCGAAAGATGCAAGGACCATCATGCAGACGGAGcggaaagctaatttagaacacgGCGACTCGTTTGTGCATTTTGGCCTTGCTGAGGGAATTCAGCATGCTGTTGGCCAAGGACCAGCGCCTGAGAATGTCGAGCTGCACGCAAATATTGATGGGCTGCCTCTGCATAGGAGTAGCCAGACTGCACTCTGGCCAATTCTGTGCACAGTAATTAACATCAAGAAATCTGAACCATTTATGGTCAGTGCGTACTGTGGTGCAGGGAAACCTCCGTGCCTCCAGGAATACCTCAGGCCTTTCATTGATGAAGTGCGCAACCTTAGTTGCAACGGACTGATGGTGAAAGGGGtgcacgtcaatgtgtgcttaaaagccgtgatctgtgacgctccagcaaggagtttcgtgaaggcaatcagtggccacacaggctatcatgcctgtgaacgttgcagccaaaaagggcactatctggaaaacaggatgactttccctgacctgcatgcaccacagcgaacagactcctcttttcgttcgcaagaggatcggcgccatcacactggtgtttcaccatttacatctctgaacgtagatatggtgaaatgctttcctACAGAGTATATGCATTTAGTCTGTTTGGGGGTTATGCGGCGGCTCCTTAGGAATTGGATATGCAAGGGGCACGCTGCCAGGCTGAGCCGGGCTGACAGGAGTGCACTCAACGACAAGCTGCGAgaagcagcaactgcatttccAAAGTACTTTCAGAGGAAACCGAGGGGCACCGAAGAACTTGACAGATGGAAGGCCACAGAGTTCAGGACTTTTTTACTATACCTGGGGCCTGTTCTCCTGAAATCCATCCTGTCTGATGAGCTTTATAagcattttttatatttgcatgtatctgttagggtacttgcctctcctcagcatcacagagacctcaaccagtttgctcacgacctgctgcggtactttgtgcaagaatttggcagactgtacggacaaaaacaactcgtgtacaatgtgcacacccttgcacacttggcagagcaatgcctggagcatggcactctcgatgagttcagtgcatttccatttgaaagttacctaggaaaggtaaagaagagaCTGCGGACGACAAATAAGCCTCTGGCGCAACTCAGCCGACGAATGTCGGAGGTGAGGGCGTGCACACCGCTCTCTACAGGACAAGTGGGTGGTGACGTGAAAGTCGGTGACTGCTTTCTGGTGGATAACTGCGCTGTAGTCATTGTTGATCTCCTGGGGGGCAATGCCAAAGCTGGCATCTTGCCAAATGGCAGAGAGTTTTTTAGAGTCCCAATTGACTCTTCAAGGATGGACGTGCGTTGCTACAGTGCTCTTGGTCAAGAAACCAAAATCTGGCCCGTTTCGTTCATCAAGAATAAAGTTCGATGTATAAAGCTTCAGTACAAGAGGGGGCATGTCGTTTTCCCTTTGCTTCACCTTCAGTGA